Proteins from one Chitinophaga oryzae genomic window:
- the smc gene encoding chromosome segregation protein SMC, protein MRLKTLEIKGFKSFADKTVLNFDEGITGVIGPNGCGKSNIIDSIRWVIGEHKISNLRSENQSGLVFNGSKTRSASGMAEVSLTFENTKNVLPTEFTTVTITRKFYKNGDSEYRLNDVACRLKDIHNLFMDTGVSTDSYAIIELGMVDDIIRDKENSRRRMLEQAAGISIYKTRKKEAKSKLEATEGDLNRIEDLLFEINNNLKTLEGQARKAERFYEVKKEYREISIELAKAALEGFNVTFRELSDKQQEESDRKLQLETEITTAEAAVEEDKLHFVAKERELQTLQKSFNELVATIRTKENDKNLAAQQLTYLREREKNINDFLNNAEGQLQGLTTSIEFTEKQVVEEAEVFESMEDELETLREMVEEKKERFQQKKLALETLRNDQQRWQRQQFEAEKKVAVADTSVQNLQRGIQQLQEEKNSRLQQITQLEAEKETLQHTIATSKAELDEMVRFQEETKGKILATQSDIEGLRDQLVDENRKLDSKKNEFDLLKSLVDSLEGYPESIKFLKKNPEWNNEAPILSDIFFCKEEYRTCVENLLEPYLNYYVVNNVAEAVQAIRLLDTHKKGKANFFILDQFRIPANGLLAPAGTIPALDVVEIDEKYKGLGYQLLGKVFIGEDITRLEFSQVSDDEICLVEKSGRMHRGKFNITGGSVGLFEGKKLGRAKNLEKLEAEIKELEATVGALRTQIQDKHNQVLGYNSQLNENNINTAREKINQLNNQLFGLQNRIENFHHLIEGGDKRLEEMQQSLTTNQESISGVREELENLNDRVGELQDAITEADRTAQEVEQQFNMANVQFNNQNLQHTRQHSKVQALKQELEFKRKQLTDLHAQITSNKTQLEDAVANIAAAEEKRGAAEEGLVELFRQREEEEKALNEKDQEYYNFRNHLQELETTLRTKQRAREQLEQQLNVIKDKVNELKLQLASMKERLSVEFKVNLDEIIDEQRTSELPLDELQGSAERLKKRLENMGEINPTAIEAYQEMKKRYEFILEQKTDLVNAKDSLLATIQEVETTANQKFLDTFNTVKENFIRVFKALFTEEDQCDMILSDPENLADTGIEIIAKPKGKRPAAITQLSGGEKTLTATALLFAIYLIKPAPFCILDEVDAPLDDANVGKFTNMIRKFSDNSQFIIVTHNKQTMAAVDVIYGVTMQEPGVSKLVPVDFRSLN, encoded by the coding sequence GTGCGCTTAAAAACACTAGAAATTAAAGGCTTTAAAAGTTTTGCCGATAAAACCGTGCTGAACTTCGATGAAGGGATCACCGGTGTCATTGGACCCAACGGTTGCGGCAAAAGTAATATCATCGACTCCATCCGCTGGGTGATCGGGGAACACAAAATCAGCAACCTGCGTTCGGAGAACCAGTCAGGGCTGGTGTTCAACGGTTCCAAAACACGCTCCGCCAGTGGTATGGCAGAGGTGAGCCTTACCTTTGAAAATACCAAGAACGTACTTCCCACCGAATTTACTACGGTTACCATTACCCGCAAGTTCTACAAGAACGGCGACAGCGAGTACCGGCTCAACGATGTGGCCTGCCGCCTCAAGGATATCCATAACCTCTTCATGGACACCGGCGTCAGCACCGATTCCTACGCCATCATCGAGCTGGGCATGGTGGACGATATCATCAGGGACAAGGAAAACAGCCGTCGCCGCATGCTGGAACAGGCGGCAGGCATCTCCATCTATAAAACCCGTAAAAAAGAAGCCAAATCCAAACTGGAGGCCACGGAGGGGGACCTGAACCGTATCGAGGACCTGTTGTTTGAAATCAACAATAACCTGAAAACGCTGGAAGGCCAGGCCCGTAAAGCGGAACGCTTCTACGAGGTAAAAAAGGAATACCGCGAAATCAGCATTGAACTGGCGAAAGCCGCCCTGGAAGGATTTAACGTCACCTTCAGGGAACTGTCTGACAAACAACAGGAAGAAAGCGACCGTAAACTGCAACTGGAAACGGAAATTACCACTGCAGAGGCCGCTGTGGAAGAGGATAAACTGCATTTCGTCGCCAAGGAAAGGGAACTGCAAACCCTCCAGAAGTCGTTCAACGAACTGGTGGCGACCATCCGTACCAAAGAAAATGACAAGAATCTCGCCGCCCAGCAGCTGACCTATCTGCGGGAAAGAGAAAAAAATATCAATGACTTCCTGAACAATGCGGAAGGACAATTACAGGGACTGACCACCTCCATCGAGTTTACCGAGAAACAGGTAGTGGAGGAAGCGGAAGTCTTTGAATCCATGGAAGATGAACTGGAAACCCTCCGCGAAATGGTGGAGGAGAAAAAAGAACGCTTCCAGCAAAAGAAACTGGCCCTCGAAACCCTGCGTAACGACCAGCAGCGCTGGCAACGACAGCAGTTTGAGGCCGAAAAGAAAGTGGCGGTAGCGGATACCTCCGTGCAGAACCTGCAACGGGGCATTCAGCAGCTGCAGGAAGAGAAGAACAGCCGCCTGCAACAGATCACCCAGCTGGAAGCGGAGAAAGAAACGCTGCAACACACCATCGCCACCAGCAAAGCAGAGCTGGACGAGATGGTCCGTTTCCAGGAAGAGACGAAAGGCAAGATCCTGGCTACCCAGTCGGATATCGAAGGGCTGAGAGATCAGCTGGTGGATGAAAACCGTAAGCTGGATTCCAAAAAGAATGAATTTGACCTGCTTAAGTCGTTGGTAGACAGTCTCGAAGGTTATCCCGAGAGTATCAAGTTCCTGAAAAAGAACCCGGAATGGAACAACGAAGCGCCCATTCTGAGCGATATCTTCTTCTGTAAGGAGGAATACCGTACCTGCGTGGAAAACCTGCTGGAACCTTATCTCAACTACTATGTTGTCAATAACGTGGCAGAAGCGGTACAGGCCATCCGGTTGCTCGACACCCATAAAAAAGGCAAAGCCAATTTTTTTATCCTCGATCAGTTCCGCATACCGGCCAACGGGCTGCTGGCGCCGGCAGGCACCATTCCGGCCCTCGACGTGGTGGAAATTGACGAGAAATACAAAGGGCTCGGTTATCAGTTGCTGGGCAAAGTATTCATCGGGGAAGACATCACCCGCCTTGAATTCAGCCAGGTATCCGACGATGAAATATGCCTGGTAGAGAAATCCGGCCGTATGCACCGGGGTAAGTTCAATATCACCGGCGGCTCCGTGGGATTGTTTGAAGGTAAAAAACTGGGCCGGGCCAAAAACCTGGAAAAGCTGGAGGCAGAGATCAAAGAACTGGAAGCCACTGTAGGCGCGCTGCGTACCCAGATACAGGACAAACACAACCAGGTGCTGGGCTATAACAGCCAGCTCAATGAAAATAATATCAATACCGCCCGGGAAAAGATCAACCAGCTGAACAACCAGCTGTTTGGGCTCCAGAACAGGATCGAGAACTTCCATCACCTGATAGAAGGCGGCGACAAACGGCTGGAAGAGATGCAGCAGTCGCTCACGACCAACCAGGAGAGTATTTCCGGCGTCCGTGAAGAACTGGAAAACCTCAACGACCGGGTAGGGGAACTGCAGGACGCCATCACCGAGGCCGACAGGACCGCCCAGGAAGTGGAACAGCAGTTCAATATGGCCAATGTGCAGTTCAATAACCAGAACCTGCAACATACCCGTCAGCACAGTAAGGTGCAGGCGCTTAAACAGGAGCTGGAATTCAAACGCAAACAGCTGACAGACCTGCACGCACAGATCACCAGCAATAAAACCCAGCTGGAAGACGCAGTGGCCAACATTGCGGCGGCAGAAGAAAAACGCGGCGCCGCAGAAGAGGGATTGGTGGAGTTGTTCCGCCAGCGTGAAGAAGAGGAAAAAGCGCTCAACGAAAAAGACCAGGAATACTATAATTTCCGTAACCATCTCCAGGAACTGGAAACAACGCTGCGTACCAAACAGCGCGCCCGCGAGCAGCTGGAACAGCAGCTCAATGTGATCAAGGACAAAGTGAATGAGCTGAAGCTCCAACTGGCTTCCATGAAAGAACGCCTGAGCGTGGAGTTTAAAGTCAACCTGGACGAAATCATCGACGAGCAGCGCACTTCCGAGTTGCCGCTGGACGAGTTGCAGGGAAGCGCCGAGCGCCTCAAAAAACGCCTTGAAAACATGGGGGAGATCAACCCTACAGCGATCGAGGCGTACCAGGAAATGAAAAAACGATACGAGTTTATCCTGGAACAGAAAACCGATCTGGTAAACGCAAAAGATTCCCTGCTGGCCACCATCCAGGAGGTGGAAACGACGGCCAACCAGAAGTTCCTCGATACTTTCAATACTGTTAAAGAAAACTTTATCCGCGTATTTAAAGCCCTCTTTACCGAGGAAGACCAGTGTGACATGATCCTGAGCGATCCGGAGAACCTGGCCGATACCGGCATAGAAATCATTGCTAAACCCAAAGGCAAACGTCCGGCAGCCATTACCCAGCTTTCCGGTGGAGAAAAAACCCTTACGGCCACCGCCCTGCTGTTTGCCATCTACCTTATCAAACCCGCGCCATTCTGTATCCTGGATGAGGTAGACGCGCCGCTCGATGATGCCAATGTGGGCAAGTTCACCAACATGATCAGAAAATTCTCTGATAATTCCCAGTTTATTATTGTAACACATAATAAACAGACCATGGCTGCTGTTGACGTGATTTACGGGGTTACCATGCAGGAACCCGGCGTGAGCAAACTGGTTCCGGTGGACTTCAGAAGTTTAAACTGA
- a CDS encoding outer membrane beta-barrel family protein: protein MTQKGIWLLFLLCISVTLQARQQNGIITGQVIDSISGKPVEYATVVLMQAADRKTVAHTLTDNKGDFRFTGVAYGTYQIGITMLGYTPLLLDTLRMDAANAFHRLSPRRLSTTTQQLNAVTVTGKKPLVELQDEKLIYNVENDIDKDNSSASDIMRKIPMLTVDADGTIKLKGQTNYKVLLNGRATSIITRDPKEALKAYPASIIKKIEIITEPSAKYDAEGIGGIINIITQRQVIGYNGSLYTNYNTLGRLSGGGSISARKKKVGITAYAGANSDKSRNSNSILRESFIPGDKGVLTQNSEFERNNQIYYGSLEMTYDIDTANSLTLFGNGSINNMVQRSPQNSLWYDSTGKQVQYGTNNSDSYNKGHGVGVGLDYQHKFRQQGHELTIAANLVSSYGDGYTNNSQRYVPGADSFYRNNSLFTSRVTTAQADYTLPLPHEQLLETGIKGTFQYNKNSATQEIRNKDGNMIPNPIRDNIFNSRQDVLAFYLTYRFKIGAQLSVKPGFRLEQTYQTGDFVSSKTQINTNYLSAIPTVNISWQLKPMTSLSFSYSRRLERPNVFAMNPYVNDNDPYNTFYGNPNLKPSYANSFGIYFNKIMEKVTFNAGLDYTFTNNSIQNIVEVDKEKGITSTTYANIGKSSGTGVSTSMRFALTPKWNVSINGRGGYSNFSDGNTLSSSGFSGSTYLNTDYNIGHGFRADAYGYWYSGSPSVQGSSGSNIGYGCTVRKDFLDGKLSTSLAADQPFRKQRPVISETIDPSFRRVYTSYFPGNSYTISVSWRFGKLTTSATRNKSVVNTGL, encoded by the coding sequence ATGACGCAAAAAGGCATATGGCTGTTGTTCCTGTTATGCATTTCCGTTACCCTGCAGGCCCGCCAGCAAAACGGCATCATCACCGGCCAGGTGATTGACAGTATTTCCGGGAAACCCGTGGAATACGCTACAGTGGTACTGATGCAGGCTGCTGACCGGAAAACGGTGGCCCATACCCTCACAGACAACAAGGGTGACTTCCGGTTTACCGGGGTAGCTTACGGCACCTACCAGATCGGCATCACCATGCTGGGCTATACACCACTGCTGCTGGACACCCTCCGGATGGACGCCGCCAACGCCTTCCACCGCCTCAGCCCCCGCCGCCTCTCCACCACTACGCAACAGCTGAATGCAGTCACCGTCACCGGTAAAAAGCCCCTGGTGGAGCTGCAGGACGAGAAACTGATCTACAACGTGGAAAACGACATCGACAAAGACAACAGCTCCGCTTCCGACATCATGCGCAAAATCCCGATGCTCACCGTAGACGCGGACGGCACCATCAAACTGAAAGGGCAGACCAACTACAAAGTGCTGCTGAACGGCCGCGCCACCTCCATCATCACCCGCGATCCCAAAGAAGCCCTTAAAGCCTACCCGGCCAGCATCATCAAAAAAATAGAAATCATCACCGAACCCTCCGCCAAATATGATGCAGAAGGCATCGGCGGTATCATCAATATCATCACCCAGCGACAGGTGATCGGCTACAACGGCAGCCTCTATACCAACTACAATACCCTCGGCAGGTTGAGCGGCGGCGGCTCCATCAGCGCCCGCAAAAAGAAAGTCGGCATTACCGCATACGCCGGCGCCAACAGCGACAAAAGCCGCAACAGCAACAGCATCCTCCGGGAAAGCTTTATCCCGGGCGACAAAGGCGTGCTCACACAAAACTCTGAGTTTGAACGCAACAACCAGATATACTACGGCAGCCTGGAAATGACCTACGACATCGACACGGCCAACAGCCTCACCCTCTTCGGTAACGGCAGCATCAACAATATGGTCCAGCGATCTCCCCAGAACAGCCTCTGGTACGACAGCACCGGCAAACAGGTACAGTATGGCACCAATAACAGCGACTCGTACAACAAAGGCCATGGCGTCGGCGTCGGGCTGGACTACCAGCATAAATTCCGCCAGCAGGGCCATGAACTGACCATCGCTGCCAACCTGGTCAGCAGTTACGGAGACGGATACACGAATAACAGTCAGCGTTACGTCCCGGGCGCCGACAGTTTCTACCGCAACAACAGCCTTTTTACCAGCCGCGTGACCACCGCCCAGGCCGATTACACCCTGCCCCTGCCACATGAACAGCTGCTGGAAACGGGTATTAAAGGGACCTTCCAGTATAATAAAAATTCCGCCACACAGGAAATACGTAATAAAGATGGGAATATGATCCCCAACCCCATCCGCGACAATATCTTTAACAGCCGCCAGGATGTGCTGGCATTTTATCTCACCTACCGGTTTAAAATAGGCGCCCAACTGAGCGTCAAACCAGGCTTCAGGCTGGAACAGACCTATCAGACAGGAGATTTTGTGTCTTCCAAAACCCAAATCAACACCAACTACCTCAGCGCTATTCCCACCGTTAATATTTCCTGGCAGCTGAAACCGATGACCAGCCTGTCGTTCTCCTACAGCCGCCGCCTGGAAAGGCCCAACGTCTTTGCCATGAATCCCTATGTAAACGACAACGACCCCTACAACACCTTTTACGGAAATCCCAACCTGAAGCCGTCCTACGCCAACAGTTTCGGCATATACTTCAATAAGATCATGGAGAAAGTCACCTTCAACGCAGGGCTGGACTATACCTTCACCAACAACTCTATCCAGAACATCGTGGAAGTAGATAAGGAAAAAGGTATCACTTCCACCACCTACGCCAACATCGGCAAATCCAGCGGCACAGGCGTCAGCACCAGTATGCGCTTCGCGCTCACCCCAAAATGGAACGTCAGCATCAACGGGCGTGGCGGCTACAGCAATTTCAGCGATGGCAACACCCTCAGCAGCAGCGGCTTCTCGGGCAGCACCTATCTCAACACCGACTATAATATCGGGCATGGCTTCCGGGCAGATGCTTATGGTTACTGGTATTCCGGCAGCCCCAGCGTACAAGGCAGCAGCGGCTCCAACATCGGCTACGGATGCACCGTACGCAAAGATTTTCTCGATGGCAAACTGTCCACCAGTCTTGCCGCAGACCAGCCCTTCCGCAAACAACGGCCGGTGATATCCGAAACAATCGACCCCTCTTTCCGCCGCGTATATACCTCCTACTTCCCCGGTAACTCCTACACCATCTCCGTCAGCTGGCGCTTCGGCAAACTAACGACCAGCGCTACACGAAACAAGAGTGTGGTGAATACAGGCCTTTGA
- a CDS encoding FUSC family protein — MRIEQRINDIKSFLYSYHFSNGLRTTISVVVPSLIFAAIGQLGLGIAMSMGALCTALSDVPGTIIHKRNGLIISTGLIFLTALGTGLLLPYPTLMAFWIVACCFVFAMMLVYGNRGGNIGTGCLLVLVSILGETRLTPGMAVVYAAMVLLGSIWYALLALILWQIRPYLNVQQALGDCIQQTARYLELRSNFYTPGVDVAANYKAVLAQQVIVNEKQENVRELLLKRRSAQQGTTSINKSMVLIFLDMVDLQEQIMASQTDYNALQRDFRQDDILQKFHALITEFVEELENIGLAVAAGQRSLPKTNLKYEMEKVKQAIADITLKLPTLAERTRTIPLTNILQNLQDMAQRIYNLHRLTRLERLKDETIDPRLELSKFTTSQKYDLETFRDNLTFKSHIFRHAVRVSLATITGYLLGLALHLDRVYWILLTIVVILKPGFGLTRSRSIQRLIGTVLGALFAAGLLYITHNDTVIFISMLLCILGAYSFMSFQYTLSVFFVTPFIIFLLHFLHPADLQNATQRVLDTFIGGGIAFFANMLLWPSWEHNTLPGYMQKMLLSNRKYCELVLRVYAGETNTVTDFKLARKATYVDTANMMAAFQRMLSEPKSKQKNASKVYHFVVLNHTLTSHIAALAAYSMHHGVQFPRPEYREITAYLLRYIDQLYLMLDPATHGQAQLEPAIHAFDTLDEHLHNLVHLRQLEINEGKGATPIRDEMLETKQVHDQLQAMLSLVKDMGKALS; from the coding sequence TTGCGTATAGAACAGCGAATCAACGATATCAAGAGTTTCCTTTACAGTTATCATTTCAGCAACGGTTTGCGCACCACCATCAGCGTGGTGGTCCCCTCCCTGATTTTTGCCGCCATCGGCCAGCTGGGCCTCGGTATTGCTATGTCCATGGGCGCATTGTGTACCGCCCTGAGCGATGTCCCCGGCACTATCATTCACAAGCGCAACGGACTTATCATCAGTACCGGACTGATTTTCCTCACCGCCCTGGGCACAGGGCTGCTGCTGCCTTACCCCACCCTGATGGCCTTCTGGATAGTGGCCTGCTGCTTCGTTTTCGCCATGATGCTGGTCTACGGCAACCGCGGCGGCAACATCGGCACCGGCTGCCTGCTCGTGCTGGTCTCCATCCTGGGCGAAACCAGGCTCACGCCCGGCATGGCGGTAGTGTACGCAGCCATGGTGTTGCTGGGCAGCATCTGGTATGCGCTGCTGGCGCTGATACTATGGCAGATACGCCCCTACCTTAACGTACAACAGGCGCTGGGCGACTGTATACAACAGACCGCCCGTTACCTCGAACTCCGCTCCAACTTTTATACACCCGGCGTAGATGTGGCCGCCAACTATAAAGCCGTGCTGGCCCAACAGGTCATCGTCAATGAAAAACAGGAAAACGTAAGAGAACTCCTGCTGAAAAGACGCTCCGCCCAGCAAGGCACCACCAGCATCAACAAAAGCATGGTGCTCATCTTCCTCGATATGGTAGACCTGCAGGAGCAGATCATGGCGTCGCAGACAGACTACAACGCCCTCCAGCGTGACTTCAGACAGGATGACATCCTGCAGAAATTCCATGCGCTGATCACAGAGTTCGTGGAAGAACTGGAGAATATCGGTCTCGCAGTAGCCGCAGGGCAACGCTCCCTGCCCAAAACCAATCTCAAATATGAGATGGAAAAAGTGAAACAAGCCATCGCCGATATCACCCTGAAGCTGCCCACGCTGGCGGAGAGGACCCGGACCATCCCCCTGACCAACATCCTGCAGAACCTCCAGGACATGGCGCAAAGGATCTACAACCTGCACCGCCTCACCCGGCTGGAGCGGCTGAAAGACGAAACCATCGATCCCAGGCTGGAATTGTCGAAGTTCACCACCAGCCAGAAATACGACCTGGAGACGTTCCGCGACAACCTCACTTTCAAATCCCATATCTTCCGGCATGCCGTGCGTGTGAGCCTCGCCACCATCACCGGCTACCTGCTGGGACTGGCCCTCCATCTCGACAGGGTATACTGGATATTGCTGACAATAGTGGTGATCCTGAAGCCCGGCTTCGGCCTTACCCGCTCCCGCAGCATACAGCGCCTGATCGGCACCGTACTGGGCGCGCTCTTCGCTGCCGGCCTGCTGTATATCACCCACAACGATACCGTGATCTTCATCAGCATGCTCCTCTGTATCCTGGGCGCCTACAGCTTCATGAGCTTCCAGTACACGCTCAGCGTGTTCTTCGTCACCCCGTTCATCATCTTCCTGCTGCATTTCCTGCATCCGGCCGACCTGCAGAACGCCACCCAACGAGTACTCGACACTTTCATCGGCGGAGGTATCGCCTTCTTTGCCAATATGCTGCTGTGGCCTTCCTGGGAACACAACACCCTGCCGGGGTACATGCAGAAAATGCTGCTCTCCAACCGTAAATACTGTGAACTGGTATTGCGGGTATATGCCGGGGAAACCAATACGGTGACCGATTTTAAACTTGCCCGTAAAGCTACTTATGTGGACACCGCCAATATGATGGCCGCCTTCCAGCGAATGCTGTCCGAACCGAAAAGCAAACAAAAAAACGCCTCCAAAGTGTATCACTTTGTAGTGCTCAATCATACCCTTACCTCCCATATCGCCGCCCTGGCCGCGTACAGCATGCATCACGGCGTACAGTTCCCCCGGCCGGAATACAGGGAGATCACCGCCTACCTGCTGCGATACATCGACCAGCTGTACCTCATGCTCGACCCGGCCACACACGGCCAGGCCCAGCTGGAACCGGCCATCCATGCCTTCGACACGCTGGATGAACACCTGCATAACCTCGTACACCTGCGCCAGCTGGAAATCAATGAAGGCAAAGGCGCCACACCTATCCGTGACGAAATGCTGGAAACCAAACAGGTACACGACCAGCTGCAAGCCATGCTGTCTCTGGTAAAAGATATGGGTAAAGCCCTTTCCTGA
- the bshC gene encoding bacillithiol biosynthesis cysteine-adding enzyme BshC has product MLEYIPYGKTGFFNQLVTDFLADAPQIRPFYTYSSTHPDFTAAIAARKQFNTPRAALVAALQQQYEHLEPVQAVQDNIARLADAQTFTVTTAHQPNVFTGYLYFVYKILQAIKLCRELQQQHPQHQFVPVYYMGSEDADLDELGSIYLEGKTLTWAAGQQGAVGRMRPEGLEQLIGQIKDMLGYAPHAEELIALLRKAYLEHRNIQDATLYLVHALFGRYGLVVLVPDSPALKRLYIPVMKDELFHQASHGIVNKTLEQLGAHYKVQANPREINLFYLKDDMRERIVQEGDQWKVLHTPLKFDAAALEKELEAHPERFSPNVILRGMFQETVLPNIAFIGGGGEIAYWLELKDLFTHYGVPFPVLLLRNSLLLADEQSARRLDKLGITTAELFATTDDIVNAYVKKHTNAALVLKEEYAAIEKLYDSLEAKARSIDITLVASTGAERSRALKSIGKLEHKFLRAEKKKFAWQTDQIKQVKNKLFPGGSLQERKENFMPWYAAEGPAFLDRVLAALTPVTDQFTIVK; this is encoded by the coding sequence ATGCTCGAGTATATTCCTTACGGGAAGACAGGCTTTTTTAATCAGCTGGTAACAGATTTTTTAGCAGATGCGCCACAGATCAGACCTTTCTACACCTATTCCTCTACTCATCCGGATTTTACTGCTGCTATAGCCGCCAGGAAGCAGTTTAACACTCCCAGGGCAGCGCTGGTAGCGGCACTGCAACAGCAATATGAACACCTGGAGCCGGTGCAGGCCGTGCAGGACAATATTGCCCGCCTGGCCGATGCACAGACGTTCACGGTAACGACCGCCCACCAGCCCAACGTATTTACCGGTTACCTGTACTTTGTTTATAAGATACTGCAAGCCATCAAACTGTGCCGGGAACTGCAACAGCAGCACCCGCAGCATCAGTTTGTGCCGGTATATTATATGGGCAGCGAAGACGCTGACCTGGATGAACTGGGCAGCATTTACCTGGAAGGGAAGACGCTGACCTGGGCTGCAGGACAGCAGGGGGCTGTGGGCCGTATGCGTCCGGAAGGACTGGAGCAACTGATCGGACAAATAAAAGATATGCTCGGGTACGCGCCGCATGCAGAAGAGCTGATAGCGCTGCTGCGTAAAGCTTACCTGGAGCACCGCAATATCCAGGATGCCACGTTGTACCTGGTACATGCGCTGTTCGGCCGCTACGGGCTGGTGGTGCTGGTGCCGGACAGCCCTGCGCTGAAACGCCTCTACATCCCGGTGATGAAAGACGAGCTGTTTCACCAGGCGTCGCACGGCATCGTTAACAAGACGCTCGAACAACTGGGCGCCCATTATAAAGTGCAGGCGAACCCGCGCGAGATCAACCTGTTTTACCTGAAAGACGATATGCGGGAACGCATCGTGCAGGAAGGCGATCAGTGGAAAGTATTACACACCCCGTTGAAATTTGACGCTGCTGCGCTGGAAAAAGAACTGGAAGCGCATCCGGAGCGGTTTAGTCCCAACGTGATCCTGCGGGGCATGTTCCAGGAAACGGTCCTGCCCAATATTGCTTTCATTGGCGGCGGTGGTGAAATCGCCTACTGGCTGGAACTAAAGGATCTTTTTACCCATTACGGCGTGCCTTTCCCGGTACTGTTGCTGCGCAATTCCCTGTTGCTGGCAGACGAGCAATCGGCCCGGCGGCTGGATAAACTGGGCATCACCACAGCGGAATTGTTCGCTACCACGGACGATATCGTGAACGCCTATGTGAAAAAGCATACCAATGCGGCGCTGGTACTGAAAGAAGAATATGCTGCCATTGAAAAGCTGTATGACAGCCTGGAAGCAAAGGCCCGCAGCATAGATATTACACTCGTAGCCAGTACAGGAGCGGAAAGAAGCCGCGCTTTGAAATCCATCGGTAAACTGGAGCATAAGTTTCTCCGGGCGGAGAAGAAAAAATTTGCCTGGCAGACCGACCAGATCAAGCAGGTGAAAAACAAGCTGTTCCCCGGAGGTTCGTTGCAGGAGCGCAAAGAGAACTTTATGCCCTGGTATGCGGCGGAAGGTCCCGCTTTCCTGGACCGCGTGCTGGCGGCGCTGACACCGGTCACCGATCAGTTTACGATTGTAAAATAA
- a CDS encoding glycosyltransferase family 4 protein, with protein sequence MKIAILSPVAWRTPPRHYGPWEQMASNLAEGLVARGADVTLFATGDSLTQGKLAWICPQGYEEDRNADAKVNECMHISYLMEQAHHYDIIHNHFDFLPLTYSRLIHTPMVTTIHGFSSEKIVPVYQRYNQVGHYVAISNADRHPRLQYKATVYNGVRPGDFAFNPAPDDYLLYYGRIHPDKGTHDAIKIALQARRRLLIAGIIQQQDYFEEMVKPFIDDEQISYLGSVGGPARSELLGKASALLHPIHFNEPFGLSVAEAMLCGTPVIAFNKGAMPELILDGRTGYLVNTVDEAVAAVEALGQLDRYASHLHAHEHFTTDRMTADYLKVYQSLG encoded by the coding sequence ATGAAGATCGCAATCCTTTCGCCTGTAGCCTGGCGGACCCCACCCCGGCATTATGGCCCCTGGGAACAAATGGCTTCCAATCTTGCCGAAGGACTGGTGGCACGCGGCGCAGACGTGACCCTCTTCGCCACCGGCGATTCCCTCACCCAGGGCAAGCTGGCATGGATCTGCCCGCAGGGATACGAGGAAGACCGGAACGCAGACGCCAAAGTCAATGAGTGTATGCACATCAGCTACCTGATGGAACAGGCGCACCATTACGATATCATCCACAATCATTTCGACTTCCTGCCACTTACCTACTCCCGGCTGATTCATACCCCCATGGTGACCACCATTCACGGCTTTTCTTCGGAGAAAATCGTCCCGGTATACCAGCGCTACAACCAGGTGGGGCATTATGTAGCCATCAGCAATGCCGACAGGCATCCCCGGCTGCAGTACAAAGCCACCGTCTACAATGGCGTAAGGCCCGGTGATTTTGCCTTTAACCCGGCGCCCGACGATTACCTGCTGTACTATGGCCGCATTCATCCCGACAAAGGCACGCACGACGCCATAAAGATTGCGCTGCAGGCCCGGCGCCGCCTGTTGATAGCGGGTATCATCCAGCAGCAGGATTATTTTGAAGAAATGGTAAAACCTTTTATAGATGATGAACAGATCAGCTACCTGGGGTCTGTAGGTGGTCCTGCGCGCAGTGAACTGCTGGGTAAAGCCAGCGCCCTGCTGCACCCGATTCATTTTAACGAACCCTTTGGGCTGAGCGTGGCCGAAGCGATGTTGTGCGGCACCCCCGTCATCGCTTTCAATAAAGGCGCCATGCCGGAACTGATACTGGACGGGCGCACCGGCTATTTAGTCAACACCGTGGACGAAGCAGTGGCTGCTGTGGAAGCCCTGGGCCAGCTGGACCGGTACGCCAGTCATCTGCATGCACACGAGCATTTCACTACCGACCGGATGACGGCCGATTACCTGAAAGTATACCAGTCGCTTGGATAA